One genomic region from Limisphaerales bacterium encodes:
- a CDS encoding DUF1549 domain-containing protein, whose amino-acid sequence MRSGAFILLLALLLPPALTAQVKRITVTPAQVELASDRDTRQLVVTAHLADGRVEDVTHRAQYTVQHANVAKVEKALVHSMSAGNTQVTVQFADQTAAVPVQTAHATRSVSFYFDALPVLSKLGCSSGSCHGSPHGKGGFRLSLRAFDPVLDTFTLTREELGRRTNPLNPAASLLLAKPLMEVAHEGGRRFRQGDRSYNLLRDWIAEGCRVEEGQPSCVKVTVTPASGRVLKYPAWKQQLSVMAHYSDGTQLDVTHLAVFESSDNEVADISASGLVTGFRRGEAAVLVRYLHHIESTLLTFTRDVEGFQWPNLPQRNYVDRHIDDKLRQLQFAPAPLCDDATFVRRVYLDVIGILPTIKEVEAFLQDKRPDKRAQLVDTLLNRPEHAQFWALKWGDLLRLSVKQIGAPSVHKYHRWIEGALGRNMPYDQFATSLLTASGSTMINPAANFYRTSANRDDAVETSAQIFLGTRIQCAKCHNHPFERWTQDNYYGMASFFNRVERKRTGKGDETLVFSKGAGEVTHPLNGKVMKPWAPAAGDLPVSDAADRRAAFANWLTGPSNPFFARVEVNRLWSHVMGRGIVEPFDDFRDTNPPANAPLLDALAEDFVRSGFDRKKILHTILNSRTYQADSTRNAFNKEDRKYFSHYQPRMMSAEQLLDAIGQVTGLPERIGGLPADMKCTQLPAPELAKIDFLKVFGQPERQSACECERTDDTSLESALQLYNGKLLNDRLRNGGNRFRRAMAEGKKDEEVLVEFYLAALSRPPSAKELQLALAHLAGVPDRNAAMEDIAWAILNKTEFLFQH is encoded by the coding sequence ATGAGAAGCGGCGCGTTCATTCTATTGCTGGCTCTGCTGCTACCGCCGGCACTGACCGCGCAGGTGAAACGGATCACCGTGACCCCTGCGCAGGTGGAGCTCGCCTCGGACCGCGACACGCGGCAGTTGGTCGTCACCGCGCATTTAGCCGATGGCCGCGTGGAGGATGTGACCCACCGTGCGCAGTACACCGTGCAGCACGCCAATGTGGCCAAAGTGGAGAAGGCCCTCGTGCATTCGATGAGCGCCGGCAACACGCAAGTGACCGTTCAATTCGCCGACCAAACCGCTGCCGTGCCCGTGCAAACGGCGCATGCGACCCGGTCGGTTTCGTTTTATTTTGATGCGCTGCCCGTGTTGTCCAAGCTGGGCTGTAGCAGTGGTTCCTGCCACGGCTCGCCGCACGGCAAGGGCGGGTTTCGTCTGTCTCTGCGCGCGTTCGATCCGGTGCTCGATACCTTTACCCTCACGCGTGAGGAACTGGGCCGGCGCACCAACCCGTTGAATCCCGCCGCCAGTCTGCTGCTGGCCAAGCCGCTCATGGAGGTGGCCCACGAAGGAGGACGGCGTTTTCGTCAGGGCGACCGCAGCTACAATCTGTTGCGCGATTGGATTGCCGAAGGCTGCCGCGTGGAGGAAGGCCAGCCCAGTTGCGTGAAGGTGACAGTGACTCCGGCATCCGGCCGCGTGCTTAAGTATCCGGCCTGGAAACAGCAACTCAGCGTGATGGCGCATTACTCGGACGGCACGCAACTCGATGTGACGCATCTGGCTGTGTTCGAGAGTTCGGACAACGAAGTGGCGGACATCAGCGCCTCCGGGCTGGTCACTGGGTTCCGGCGAGGCGAAGCGGCAGTGCTCGTGCGTTATCTGCATCACATCGAAAGCACGCTGCTAACTTTCACGCGCGATGTGGAGGGCTTCCAGTGGCCGAACCTACCGCAACGTAACTACGTGGATCGCCACATTGATGATAAGCTGCGCCAGTTGCAGTTTGCGCCCGCGCCCTTGTGCGACGATGCCACCTTTGTGCGGCGTGTGTACCTCGACGTGATCGGCATCCTGCCCACGATCAAGGAAGTCGAGGCGTTTCTGCAGGATAAACGTCCGGATAAACGCGCGCAGTTGGTCGACACGCTGCTCAATCGGCCGGAGCACGCTCAGTTTTGGGCGTTGAAATGGGGTGACCTGTTGCGGCTTTCGGTGAAGCAAATCGGCGCGCCCAGCGTACACAAATATCATCGCTGGATCGAGGGCGCCCTTGGCCGCAACATGCCGTACGATCAGTTTGCCACCTCACTGCTTACCGCCAGCGGCAGCACCATGATCAATCCGGCCGCCAATTTTTACCGCACCTCCGCCAACCGCGATGATGCGGTGGAGACCTCCGCGCAAATTTTCCTCGGCACCCGCATTCAATGCGCCAAGTGTCACAACCATCCCTTTGAACGTTGGACGCAGGATAATTATTACGGCATGGCGTCCTTCTTCAATCGCGTGGAACGCAAGCGCACGGGGAAGGGCGATGAAACGCTGGTGTTTTCCAAAGGCGCCGGAGAAGTCACGCATCCGCTCAATGGCAAGGTGATGAAACCGTGGGCGCCCGCCGCTGGAGACTTGCCGGTGTCCGATGCCGCTGATCGTCGGGCCGCTTTTGCCAACTGGCTCACAGGGCCAAGCAATCCCTTCTTTGCCCGCGTTGAGGTCAATCGTCTCTGGTCACATGTGATGGGGCGCGGCATCGTGGAACCCTTCGATGATTTTCGGGACACCAACCCGCCCGCCAACGCGCCGCTGTTGGACGCCTTGGCCGAGGATTTTGTGCGCAGCGGGTTTGATCGGAAGAAGATCTTGCACACGATTTTAAATAGCCGTACCTATCAAGCCGATTCCACGCGCAATGCGTTTAACAAAGAGGACCGCAAATACTTTTCGCATTACCAGCCGCGCATGATGTCCGCCGAGCAATTGCTCGATGCCATCGGGCAGGTGACGGGGCTGCCTGAGCGCATTGGAGGGCTGCCGGCGGACATGAAATGCACGCAACTGCCCGCGCCGGAATTGGCGAAGATTGATTTTCTCAAGGTATTCGGCCAGCCCGAACGGCAATCGGCCTGCGAATGCGAACGGACGGACGACACCAGCCTCGAGAGTGCACTGCAGCTCTACAACGGCAAGCTGCTTAACGACCGGCTGCGCAACGGCGGCAACCGATTTCGCCGGGCCATGGCCGAGGGTAAGAAGGATGAGGAAGTGCTGGTCGAATTTTACCTTGCCGCGCTGAGTCGTCCGCCTTCGGCCAAGGAACTGCAGCTTGCCCTCGCGCATCTCGCTGGCGTTCCGGATCGCAACGCCGCCATGGAAGACATTGCGTGGGCGATTCTGAATAAGACGGAGTTTCTCTTTCAGCACTGA
- a CDS encoding TolB family protein translates to MRVLAFLILSSLGLSLTAETIRLTHDGTNKRDPRYFEGGRKIMYSFDETRALLRLMVMDAEELKPEPMFNDANKHQLNAAMSPDGKHIAFNECTGNLTAHFVIRRRDDRKDSFVKHGGRGGYRSPVFTRDSKHVLYCFAETGPQHIWRVTLDGKEKKQITEGTGINNWPSFSPDGKTLVYGSSRTNTYEIYSSDADGKNVKQLTDNEAMDIRPEISPDGKRIVFTSMRDGNRELYVMDVNGQNQRRLTFHEERDDYASWHPDGQRIIYVGEREGRFDLYLMDVPTQSK, encoded by the coding sequence ATGCGCGTCCTGGCCTTTCTTATCCTGAGCAGCCTCGGGCTGTCGCTCACTGCCGAGACCATTCGGCTCACGCACGACGGCACCAATAAACGCGATCCGCGCTACTTCGAGGGCGGCCGCAAGATCATGTATTCGTTTGATGAAACGCGTGCGTTGCTGCGGCTTATGGTGATGGATGCCGAGGAGCTGAAGCCCGAGCCGATGTTTAACGACGCCAATAAACATCAGCTCAACGCCGCCATGTCGCCTGACGGTAAGCACATTGCCTTTAACGAATGCACCGGGAATCTTACGGCCCACTTCGTCATTCGCCGGCGCGATGATCGCAAGGATTCGTTTGTGAAACACGGCGGCCGCGGCGGCTATCGCAGTCCGGTGTTTACGCGCGACAGTAAACACGTGTTGTACTGTTTCGCTGAGACCGGCCCGCAGCATATCTGGCGCGTGACGCTGGACGGCAAGGAGAAGAAGCAGATCACCGAAGGTACCGGTATCAATAATTGGCCGAGCTTTTCGCCGGACGGCAAAACGCTGGTGTACGGTAGCAGCCGCACGAACACCTACGAAATTTACTCAAGCGATGCCGACGGCAAAAACGTGAAGCAGCTCACCGACAATGAGGCGATGGATATTCGTCCGGAGATTTCGCCCGATGGTAAACGGATTGTGTTCACCAGCATGCGCGACGGCAACCGCGAGTTGTACGTGATGGATGTGAACGGCCAAAACCAGCGGCGACTGACCTTCCACGAGGAACGCGACGATTACGCCAGTTGGCATCCGGACGGTCAGCGCATCATCTATGTCGGCGAACGCGAGGGCCGCTTTGACCTCTACCTGATGGACGTGCCGACCCAAAGCAAATGA
- a CDS encoding DUF1501 domain-containing protein translates to MLGIGDFKANSCGGQTRRSFLQTAAALPMAMGAGHEAWAAGKAPKAKSVIVLWLWGGPSHIDMFDPKPEAPSDYRGPFGTIPTRTPGMHFSELLPKTAKRSNMFSVVRSMQSSNGGHPGAGTVGLTGFEERPTVHPNFGSIVAKHRGHADALPPFFYLGHGIPRDLPRRIAGYGGGTLGKAHDPFLVQCSEKGEANIPTLKLLEGLTPNRIEDRKKLLGQLDAAERQLENAGIDDWKRTHQSAYGLLADPKARAAFDLTQEKRKTRDTYGQTTFGQSCLMARRLVETGVPYVQVNWSEYVETFTPKGDWGWDTHIFNFELLQDRHCPIFDRAYSALLDDLNERGLLKDTLVVAMGEFGRTPKISNRAAREHWQHCYFSVWAGGGVQPGRCIGESDKVGNYPVTTPITPLMAGTTICELAGVDAQARAEMKVLDGGRLIRELV, encoded by the coding sequence ATGCTCGGAATCGGAGATTTTAAGGCGAACTCCTGTGGCGGCCAGACGCGCCGTTCGTTTTTGCAAACTGCCGCCGCGCTGCCGATGGCGATGGGCGCTGGACACGAAGCGTGGGCTGCTGGCAAGGCGCCCAAGGCCAAGTCCGTGATCGTGCTGTGGCTGTGGGGTGGCCCGAGCCATATCGACATGTTTGATCCTAAACCGGAAGCGCCCAGCGATTATCGCGGGCCGTTCGGCACGATCCCCACGCGCACCCCGGGCATGCACTTCAGCGAGCTGCTGCCCAAGACGGCCAAACGCTCGAACATGTTTAGCGTGGTGCGTTCCATGCAATCCAGCAACGGCGGACATCCCGGTGCTGGTACCGTGGGGCTCACGGGTTTTGAGGAACGGCCCACGGTTCATCCGAATTTCGGTTCCATTGTCGCCAAGCATCGCGGGCACGCGGATGCGTTGCCGCCGTTCTTTTATCTTGGGCACGGTATCCCTCGTGATTTGCCGCGGCGCATAGCCGGCTACGGCGGCGGCACGTTGGGCAAGGCGCATGATCCGTTTCTCGTGCAATGCAGCGAGAAAGGGGAGGCGAATATTCCCACGCTGAAACTGCTCGAAGGCCTCACCCCCAACCGCATTGAGGATCGCAAAAAACTGCTCGGCCAACTGGACGCCGCCGAACGGCAGCTGGAGAATGCCGGGATCGATGACTGGAAACGCACGCACCAAAGTGCCTACGGCCTGTTGGCCGATCCCAAGGCGCGCGCGGCGTTTGACCTGACACAGGAGAAACGTAAGACGCGTGATACGTATGGCCAGACGACCTTTGGCCAAAGCTGCCTGATGGCTCGGCGTCTTGTGGAGACCGGCGTGCCCTATGTGCAGGTGAACTGGAGCGAGTATGTGGAAACCTTCACCCCCAAGGGCGATTGGGGATGGGATACGCACATCTTTAACTTCGAGCTATTACAGGACCGTCACTGCCCGATCTTTGACCGCGCCTACTCGGCACTGTTGGATGACCTTAACGAGCGCGGTCTTTTGAAGGACACGTTGGTGGTGGCGATGGGCGAGTTTGGACGCACCCCCAAGATTAGCAACCGCGCCGCGCGCGAGCACTGGCAGCACTGTTATTTCTCCGTATGGGCCGGCGGCGGTGTTCAGCCGGGGCGTTGCATTGGCGAGAGCGATAAGGTGGGCAATTACCCCGTCACCACGCCGATTACGCCGTTGATGGCCGGCACGACCATTTGCGAGCTGGCCGGCGTGGACGCGCAGGCGCGCGCGGAAATGAAGGTACTCGACGGCGGTCGCTTGATTCGGGAGCTTGTTTAA
- a CDS encoding sialate O-acetylesterase — MTAFRILLLILISALPAQAKLKVFVLAGQSNMEGAGQININPRAQNKGAGTLEFMVKHAPKKYGPLQTKAGEWTVRTDVFVKYGERAGGLKPGFGARSSAIGPELGFGTVVGDALKEPVLIIKTCWGGKTLMVDFRPPCAGPLPKTMADKMLAGIQRREPDATMKAVEERTGAFYRLMMDEVANTLDNLKEIYPAYDGKGYEIAGFGWHQGWNDGLTHDMVAAYEENLVRLINDVRRAWKTPDLPVVIAVSGFGGRNQKIDRRLGIIAAQHGAAARKEFKGTAASVETRDFFRPREQSPGGQGYHWNNNAETYYLIGESMGNAMLKLLK, encoded by the coding sequence ATGACCGCATTTCGAATTCTGCTGCTGATCCTGATCTCCGCCCTTCCCGCTCAGGCGAAATTGAAAGTGTTCGTCCTCGCCGGCCAATCGAATATGGAAGGCGCCGGGCAAATCAACATCAACCCGCGCGCCCAAAACAAAGGCGCCGGCACGCTGGAGTTTATGGTGAAACACGCGCCAAAAAAATACGGGCCTTTACAGACCAAAGCCGGCGAATGGACCGTGCGCACCGATGTGTTTGTGAAATATGGCGAACGCGCCGGGGGTCTGAAGCCGGGCTTTGGCGCGCGCAGCAGTGCCATCGGGCCGGAGCTGGGCTTCGGCACAGTGGTGGGTGATGCGCTCAAGGAACCGGTGCTCATTATTAAAACCTGCTGGGGTGGTAAAACGTTGATGGTGGATTTCCGCCCGCCTTGCGCCGGTCCATTGCCCAAGACAATGGCGGACAAAATGCTCGCGGGCATTCAACGCCGCGAACCGGATGCCACCATGAAAGCCGTCGAGGAACGCACGGGCGCATTTTACCGGCTGATGATGGATGAGGTCGCCAACACGCTGGACAATCTCAAGGAAATTTACCCGGCCTATGACGGCAAAGGTTATGAGATCGCCGGCTTCGGTTGGCACCAAGGCTGGAACGACGGGCTCACGCACGACATGGTAGCCGCCTACGAGGAGAACCTCGTGCGCCTGATCAACGATGTGCGCCGCGCATGGAAGACCCCCGACCTGCCGGTGGTCATCGCCGTGAGCGGCTTTGGCGGACGCAACCAAAAGATCGACCGCCGCCTCGGCATCATCGCCGCCCAACACGGTGCCGCCGCCCGCAAGGAATTCAAGGGCACCGCCGCCAGCGTCGAGACCCGTGATTTCTTCCGCCCACGCGAACAATCCCCCGGCGGCCAGGGCTATCACTGGAATAACAACGCCGAAACCTACTACCTCATCGGCGAAAGCATGGGCAACGCGATGTTGAAATTGTTGAAGTAA
- a CDS encoding DUF1501 domain-containing protein, with translation MNNSPYHRAPDQSPLSRRDFLWQSGGGLGGMALTTMLGREPLLAKGVLSGTLHHPPKAKRVIQLFMGGAASHLDTFDFKPALIRHHGEKSDFGEHVEAFQNGLGPWMQSPFAFARHGQSGKHLSETVAPLGEVVDDLAFVHNLVGKTGVHSQATYLQATGFQRPGFPGMGSWVSYALGSENENLPTFVVLPDHRGYASNGPKNWASAFLPTHTQGTTIFPQRENPIPDLHPKAGFVTPGSHRTGIDLINQLNAGYAETRPGDDRLEARIQTYELAARLQLSATEALDIAKEPDHVLKLYGLEREPKQYPKTINAPEETEYFGRKCLIARRLIERGVRFVQIWSGNDNSFPRRNWDSHEDIERDHGPLALGMAHGAAGLIRDLKQRGLLEDTIIHWTTEFGRMPSTQGSTGRDHNPYVFTNWLCGGGIRGGVTAGQSDEWGYKPQDRANPTQVYDLHATMLHLLGIDHKQLTVRHNGIDRRLTDVHGHVVEKLLA, from the coding sequence ATGAACAACTCGCCTTACCATCGAGCCCCCGATCAATCGCCTTTAAGCCGGCGCGATTTTCTGTGGCAATCGGGCGGGGGCTTGGGCGGGATGGCCTTGACGACGATGTTGGGGCGCGAGCCGTTGCTGGCCAAAGGCGTGCTGAGCGGCACCTTGCATCATCCGCCGAAAGCAAAGCGGGTGATCCAGTTGTTCATGGGCGGGGCGGCGAGTCATTTGGATACATTCGATTTCAAGCCGGCGCTCATTCGGCATCATGGCGAGAAGAGCGATTTCGGCGAACACGTGGAGGCGTTTCAAAACGGGCTCGGGCCATGGATGCAGTCGCCCTTTGCCTTCGCGCGTCATGGACAGAGCGGCAAGCATCTATCGGAAACCGTCGCGCCGTTGGGTGAAGTGGTGGATGATCTGGCCTTCGTGCACAATCTCGTGGGTAAAACCGGCGTGCACAGCCAGGCCACTTACCTGCAGGCCACCGGCTTTCAGCGCCCGGGCTTTCCCGGCATGGGCTCGTGGGTGAGCTACGCACTCGGCAGCGAAAATGAAAACCTACCGACCTTTGTCGTGTTGCCCGATCATCGCGGATACGCCTCCAACGGCCCGAAGAATTGGGCCAGCGCATTCCTGCCAACGCACACGCAGGGCACTACGATTTTTCCGCAACGCGAAAACCCGATTCCCGATCTGCATCCCAAGGCCGGCTTTGTGACGCCCGGCAGTCATCGCACGGGCATTGACCTGATCAACCAACTCAATGCCGGCTACGCCGAGACGCGCCCAGGCGATGACCGTCTGGAGGCACGCATTCAAACCTACGAACTGGCCGCGCGCCTGCAGCTCTCTGCCACCGAGGCACTGGACATCGCCAAGGAACCGGACCACGTCCTCAAGCTCTACGGCCTCGAACGCGAGCCCAAGCAATACCCGAAGACCATCAACGCGCCCGAGGAGACCGAGTATTTCGGCCGCAAATGTTTGATCGCCCGACGGCTCATCGAGCGCGGCGTACGCTTCGTGCAGATTTGGTCCGGCAACGACAATTCATTTCCCCGCCGCAACTGGGACAGCCACGAGGACATCGAACGCGACCACGGCCCGCTCGCCCTGGGCATGGCCCACGGCGCCGCCGGCCTCATCCGCGACCTCAAACAACGCGGCCTACTCGAGGACACCATCATCCACTGGACCACCGAGTTCGGGCGCATGCCCAGTACGCAAGGCAGCACGGGCCGCGACCACAACCCCTACGTGTTTACCAACTGGCTTTGCGGCGGCGGCATCCGCGGCGGTGTCACCGCCGGCCAGAGCGATGAGTGGGGCTACAAACCGCAGGACCGCGCCAACCCCACGCAAGTCTACGACCTCCACGCCACCATGCTGCACCTCCTCGGCATCGACCACAAACAACTCACCGTCCGCCACAACGGCATCGACCGCCGATTGACCGACGTCCACGGGCATGTGGTCGAAAAATTGCTCGCTTGA
- a CDS encoding phytanoyl-CoA dioxygenase family protein — translation MSDDLASRHHPITDLFPQPNAPENWARYQLTNAQLERFKEQGFVNGIRLLSDEQVDALRAELGEMTDPDHEGRELFYEYHSNESGDPDSVLFHALGAWRVRPAFHDLLWNPAFLLPAYQLLGKKFRLFHDQLFSKPAKHGGVVAWHQDFSYWTWTQPMAHLTCWIGLDDATEENGCLHYIPRSHRWGLLEKTGLAGDMDSVREVLTPEQISDFENQCPVVLKKGECSFHHPLMMHGSYENKSDHPRRATVINVLADGVTSNFEGDHTPGTSNFPMLPKGETMAGGFYPLLFDPEDQLGELAKHTQTIDDV, via the coding sequence ATGAGCGACGACCTCGCCTCGCGGCATCACCCCATCACCGACTTGTTTCCCCAGCCAAACGCTCCGGAAAATTGGGCGCGCTATCAGCTCACCAATGCGCAGTTGGAACGTTTCAAAGAACAAGGTTTCGTAAACGGCATTCGGCTGTTGAGTGATGAGCAGGTTGATGCGTTGCGCGCGGAGTTGGGGGAAATGACTGATCCCGATCACGAGGGGCGCGAGTTGTTTTATGAGTATCACAGCAACGAATCGGGCGATCCGGATTCAGTTTTGTTTCACGCGCTGGGTGCGTGGCGGGTCCGGCCGGCATTTCACGACTTGCTTTGGAACCCCGCGTTCCTTTTGCCGGCGTACCAGTTGTTGGGCAAAAAATTCCGGCTCTTTCACGACCAACTTTTCAGCAAACCCGCAAAGCACGGCGGCGTGGTGGCGTGGCATCAGGATTTTTCGTATTGGACGTGGACCCAACCGATGGCCCACCTCACCTGCTGGATCGGCCTCGATGATGCCACCGAGGAAAACGGCTGCCTGCATTACATCCCGCGCAGCCATCGCTGGGGCTTACTAGAAAAAACCGGTCTCGCGGGCGATATGGATTCCGTGCGCGAAGTACTCACGCCCGAACAGATTTCTGATTTTGAAAATCAATGCCCTGTCGTGCTGAAAAAAGGCGAGTGCAGTTTTCATCACCCGCTGATGATGCACGGCTCATACGAAAACAAATCCGATCACCCACGCCGTGCCACCGTCATCAACGTGCTCGCCGATGGCGTAACCTCTAATTTCGAAGGCGACCACACCCCGGGAACTTCCAATTTCCCCATGCTTCCCAAAGGCGAAACCATGGCGGGCGGTTTTTACCCACTGCTCTTCGACCCCGAGGATCAACTTGGGGAATTGGCTAAACACACTCAAACCATCGATGATGTGTGA